A stretch of Mycobacterium sp. ITM-2016-00316 DNA encodes these proteins:
- a CDS encoding fatty acyl-AMP ligase, producing the protein MSRFTDKMYRSARESERGMVTGEPYEPVRHTWAEVHERARRVAGGLAAAGIGPGDAVGVLAGFPVEIAPTAQGVWMRGGSLTMLHQPTPRTDLVVWAEDTMTVIGMIELKAVIVSEPFIVAIPVLEEKGIKVLVVSDLLAADPIDPVETGEDDLALMQLTSGSTGSPKAVQITHRNIFSNAEAMFIGAEYDVNTDVMVSWLPCFHDMGMVGFLTIPMYFGAELVKVTPMDFLRDTLLWAKLIDKYKGTMTAAPNFAYALFAKRLRRQAKPGEFDLSTLRFALSGAEPVEPADVEDLIDAGKPFGLSETAILPAYGMAETCLAVSFSPCNAGLVVDEVDADLLAALRRAVPSGKGNTRRLASLGPLLNDLEARIVDEDGAVLPTRGVGVIQLRGESVTPGYITMAGFLPTQDENGWYDTGDLGYITDEGNVVVCGRVKDVIIMAGRNIYPTDIERAAGRVEGVRPGCAVAVRLDAGHSRETFAVAVESNHYQDLAEVRRIEHQVAHEVVTEVDVRPRNVVVLGPGTIPKTPSGKLRRANSVALVTG; encoded by the coding sequence GTGAGCCGATTCACCGACAAGATGTACCGCAGCGCCCGGGAGAGCGAGCGGGGCATGGTCACCGGCGAACCGTACGAGCCGGTCCGCCACACCTGGGCCGAGGTACATGAACGCGCCCGCCGGGTTGCCGGTGGACTCGCCGCGGCCGGTATCGGGCCCGGTGACGCCGTCGGTGTGCTCGCCGGCTTCCCGGTGGAGATCGCGCCGACCGCCCAGGGCGTGTGGATGCGCGGCGGCAGCCTCACCATGCTGCACCAGCCGACGCCGCGTACCGACCTCGTCGTGTGGGCCGAAGACACCATGACCGTCATCGGCATGATCGAGCTCAAGGCCGTCATCGTCTCCGAACCGTTCATCGTGGCGATCCCGGTGCTCGAAGAAAAAGGGATAAAGGTCCTCGTCGTCTCCGACCTGCTGGCCGCCGACCCGATCGATCCGGTCGAGACCGGGGAGGACGATCTTGCGCTGATGCAGCTGACGTCCGGCTCCACCGGATCTCCCAAGGCCGTGCAGATCACCCACCGCAACATCTTCTCCAACGCCGAGGCCATGTTCATCGGCGCCGAATACGACGTCAACACCGACGTCATGGTCAGCTGGTTGCCCTGCTTCCACGACATGGGCATGGTCGGCTTCCTCACCATCCCGATGTACTTCGGCGCCGAGCTGGTCAAGGTCACGCCGATGGACTTCCTGCGCGACACCCTGCTGTGGGCCAAGCTCATCGACAAGTACAAGGGCACCATGACGGCGGCCCCGAACTTCGCCTACGCGCTGTTCGCCAAGCGTCTGCGCCGCCAGGCCAAGCCGGGCGAGTTCGATCTGTCCACCCTGCGCTTCGCGCTGTCAGGCGCCGAGCCGGTCGAACCCGCCGATGTCGAGGACCTGATCGACGCGGGCAAGCCGTTCGGGCTGTCGGAGACGGCGATCCTGCCCGCCTACGGCATGGCCGAGACCTGTCTGGCGGTGTCCTTCTCACCGTGCAACGCCGGCCTGGTGGTCGACGAGGTCGACGCCGACCTGCTGGCCGCGCTGCGCCGAGCGGTGCCGTCGGGCAAGGGCAACACCCGCCGGCTGGCGTCGCTGGGCCCGCTGCTCAACGACCTGGAGGCCCGCATCGTCGACGAGGACGGCGCCGTGCTGCCGACCCGTGGCGTCGGTGTCATCCAGCTGCGTGGTGAATCGGTCACCCCGGGCTACATCACGATGGCCGGCTTCCTGCCGACCCAGGACGAGAACGGCTGGTATGACACCGGCGACCTCGGTTACATCACCGACGAGGGCAATGTCGTCGTGTGTGGTCGCGTCAAGGACGTCATCATCATGGCCGGCCGCAACATCTATCCGACCGATATCGAACGTGCCGCGGGCCGCGTCGAGGGTGTGCGCCCCGGTTGCGCCGTCGCGGTGCGCCTCGACGCCGGCCATTCGCGCGAAACCTTCGCCGTCGCAGTGGAATCCAATCACTACCAGGATCTGGCCGAGGTGCGCCGCATCGAGCACCAGGTCGCCCACGAAGTGGTGACCGAGGTCGATGTGCGTCCGCGCAACGTCGTCGTGCTCGGGCCGGGCACCATCCCGAAGACCCCGTCGGGCAAGCTGCGTCGGGCCAACTCGGTGGCTCTCGTCACGGGCTAG
- a CDS encoding 4-(cytidine 5'-diphospho)-2-C-methyl-D-erythritol kinase: protein MSASDGDTATEWVPTGSVTVRVPGKVNLYLAVGDRRDDGYHELTTVFHAVSLFDDVTVRDADVLSLTMSGEGSEALPTDERNLAWRAALLLADHVGRAPDVAISISKSIPVAGGMAGGSGDAAAVLVAMNHLWQLGVPRRDLHALAAQLGSDVPFALHGGTALGTGRGEELATVLARSTFHWVLAFADKGLSTPAVFGEIDRLRETPDRGGPPRLDDAEPVLAALASGDPHELAALLGNDLQPAALSLRSDLRRTLRAGDEAGALAGIISGSGPTCAFLCPSESAAVDVGTALSGAGVCRTVRVASGPVHGARVVPDTAR from the coding sequence GTGTCTGCATCCGACGGCGATACCGCCACCGAGTGGGTGCCCACCGGTTCGGTCACGGTGCGCGTCCCCGGCAAGGTCAATCTCTATCTGGCGGTCGGGGATCGCCGTGATGACGGTTATCACGAGCTCACCACCGTCTTCCACGCCGTGTCGCTGTTCGATGACGTCACCGTGCGCGACGCCGACGTGCTGTCGTTGACGATGTCGGGTGAGGGCTCCGAGGCGCTGCCGACCGATGAGCGCAATCTGGCCTGGAGGGCCGCCTTACTGCTGGCCGACCACGTCGGCCGGGCCCCCGATGTCGCGATCTCCATCTCCAAGTCGATCCCGGTCGCCGGGGGGATGGCAGGTGGCAGCGGTGACGCCGCCGCGGTACTGGTGGCGATGAATCACCTCTGGCAGCTGGGCGTGCCGCGCCGCGATCTGCATGCGCTGGCCGCCCAGCTCGGCAGCGATGTGCCCTTCGCCCTGCACGGCGGTACGGCACTCGGTACCGGCCGCGGTGAGGAACTCGCGACCGTCCTGGCCCGCAGCACCTTCCACTGGGTGCTGGCCTTTGCCGACAAGGGACTGTCCACGCCCGCGGTGTTCGGTGAGATCGACCGGTTGCGCGAGACCCCGGATCGAGGCGGGCCACCGCGGCTCGACGACGCCGAACCGGTGCTGGCCGCGTTGGCCTCCGGAGACCCGCACGAACTGGCCGCGCTGCTCGGTAACGACCTGCAGCCCGCCGCGCTGAGCCTGCGCTCGGACCTGCGCCGCACCCTGCGCGCCGGTGACGAGGCCGGGGCGCTGGCCGGGATCATCTCCGGATCGGGGCCCACCTGCGCCTTCCTGTGTCCGTCGGAGTCCGCCGCGGTCGACGTCGGGACCGCGCTCTCCGGCGCCGGGGTGTGCCGCACCGTGCGGGTGGCCAGTGGCCCCGTCCACGGTGCCCGGGTGGTGCCCGATACCGCGCGGTGA
- the rsmA gene encoding 16S rRNA (adenine(1518)-N(6)/adenine(1519)-N(6))-dimethyltransferase RsmA produces MTIRLLGRTEIRHLAREIDFRPRKAFGQNFVHDANTVRRIVSASGIHRQDSVIEVGPGLGSLTLGLLDRGARVTAVEIDPVLARQLPKTIANHSHSEIGRLTVLNRDILTLKADDVDELPTALVANLPYNIAVPALLHLLAEFPSIKTVMVMVQAEVAERLAAEPGGKDYGVPSAKVRFYGEVRRYGMVSPTVFWPIPRVYSGLVRIDRYESSPWPTDASFREQVFELIDIGFAQRRKTSRNAFAEWAGSGNESAERLLAASIDPARRGETLAIADFVRLLQRSGEMAPPAPAPAPEPAVSESERATDSARS; encoded by the coding sequence GTGACGATCCGACTGCTCGGGCGAACCGAGATACGGCATCTGGCCCGGGAGATCGACTTCCGGCCGAGGAAGGCGTTCGGACAGAATTTTGTCCACGACGCCAATACCGTGCGGCGCATCGTGTCCGCGTCCGGTATCCATCGGCAGGACTCGGTGATCGAAGTCGGTCCGGGCCTCGGCTCGCTGACCCTGGGCCTGCTCGACCGGGGCGCCCGGGTGACCGCGGTCGAGATCGACCCGGTGCTGGCCCGCCAGCTGCCCAAGACGATCGCCAACCACTCGCACAGCGAGATCGGCCGGCTGACCGTGCTGAACCGCGACATTCTCACGCTCAAGGCCGATGACGTCGACGAGCTACCCACCGCGCTGGTCGCCAATCTGCCGTACAACATCGCCGTCCCGGCGCTGCTGCACCTGCTGGCCGAGTTCCCGTCCATCAAGACCGTGATGGTCATGGTGCAGGCCGAGGTCGCCGAGCGGCTCGCCGCCGAGCCCGGTGGCAAGGACTACGGCGTACCGAGTGCCAAGGTGCGTTTCTACGGTGAGGTCCGCCGTTACGGCATGGTCTCGCCGACGGTGTTCTGGCCCATCCCGCGGGTCTACTCCGGGCTGGTCCGCATCGACCGCTACGAGTCGTCCCCGTGGCCGACCGACGCCTCGTTCCGCGAGCAGGTCTTCGAGCTCATCGACATCGGTTTCGCGCAGCGCCGCAAGACGTCGCGCAATGCCTTCGCCGAGTGGGCCGGTTCCGGCAACGAGTCCGCCGAACGTCTGCTGGCGGCGAGTATCGACCCGGCTCGCCGCGGCGAGACCCTGGCCATCGCGGATTTCGTGCGGCTGCTGCAACGCTCCGGTGAAATGGCGCCGCCCGCGCCGGCCCCGGCTCCCGAGCCGGCGGTCAGCGAATCCGAGCGCGCCACCGACTCGGCTCGCAGCTAA
- a CDS encoding resuscitation-promoting factor — protein sequence MNVLNKLHESRSPALRLLVGALLLTLVFAGGVAVTSHKTLSLTVDGTQLTVATMKSRVIDVVEENGYTVGERDDLFPAADASVADTDAIVLRRSRPLQISMDGQNSTEVWTTAATVQEALAQLSMTDTAPAAASRGSRLPLAGMSLPVVSAKTVELNDGGKLSTVRLAAPNVGGLLEAAGVPLQQRDTVVPAASSPVIDGMRIDVTRVRIEKVTAQVPLPPPSNRIEDPTLNQSRQVVEDPGAPGLQDVTFAVAEVNGVETGRLPVANVVLNPARQAVLRVGTKPGTEVPPVSNGHVWDALAGCESGGNWAINTGNGYFGGVQFDQNTWERQGGLRYAQRADLATREEQIAIAEVTRARQGWGAWPTCSARLGSS from the coding sequence GTGAATGTGTTGAACAAGCTCCACGAATCGCGCTCGCCTGCACTCCGTTTGTTGGTGGGCGCACTGCTGCTCACCTTGGTGTTTGCCGGTGGTGTCGCGGTGACCTCACACAAGACGCTGTCGCTGACCGTCGACGGCACCCAGCTGACCGTGGCCACCATGAAATCGCGGGTCATCGACGTGGTGGAGGAGAACGGTTACACCGTCGGTGAGCGTGACGATCTATTCCCGGCCGCCGACGCGTCCGTGGCCGACACCGATGCCATCGTGCTGCGTCGCAGCCGCCCCCTGCAGATCTCCATGGACGGCCAGAACAGCACCGAGGTGTGGACCACGGCGGCGACCGTGCAGGAGGCGCTCGCGCAGCTTTCGATGACCGACACCGCGCCCGCCGCCGCGTCGCGCGGCAGTCGTCTGCCACTGGCCGGAATGTCATTGCCCGTGGTCAGCGCAAAAACCGTCGAACTGAACGACGGTGGCAAACTCAGCACCGTCCGGCTGGCCGCCCCGAACGTCGGCGGTCTGCTGGAGGCGGCCGGTGTGCCGCTGCAGCAGCGCGACACCGTCGTTCCGGCGGCGTCCTCACCGGTCATCGACGGTATGCGCATCGACGTGACGCGTGTCCGCATCGAGAAGGTGACGGCGCAGGTGCCGCTGCCGCCGCCCAGCAACCGGATCGAGGATCCGACGCTGAATCAAAGTCGCCAGGTCGTCGAGGATCCGGGCGCCCCGGGTCTGCAGGACGTCACGTTTGCTGTCGCCGAGGTCAACGGGGTCGAGACGGGACGGTTGCCAGTAGCCAATGTCGTCCTCAATCCGGCGCGCCAAGCTGTGCTGAGGGTCGGCACCAAACCCGGCACCGAGGTGCCGCCGGTATCGAACGGTCACGTCTGGGATGCGCTCGCCGGGTGTGAATCGGGTGGTAACTGGGCTATCAACACCGGCAACGGATATTTCGGTGGCGTCCAATTTGATCAAAACACCTGGGAGCGACAGGGTGGTCTGCGCTATGCTCAGCGGGCAGATTTGGCGACGCGCGAAGAACAGATCGCGATAGCTGAAGTGACGAGGGCACGTCAGGGTTGGGGTGCCTGGCCAACATGTAGCGCCAGATTGGGGTCATCGTGA
- a CDS encoding TatD family hydrolase, with amino-acid sequence MSAKREKPPVPEPLTPLIDAHTHLDACGAETADDVRAILDRAGSAGVQAVVTIADDLDAARWAVRAADWDPRVYAAVALHPTRANALDDAAKAELEALAAAPRVVAVGETGMDMYWPGRLEGCADPAEQREGFAWHIDLAKRTGKPLMIHNRDADAEVLDVLRAEGAPETVIFHCFSSDAAMARVCAAHGWMVSLSGTVSFRNAHALREAATVVPAELLLVETDAPFLTPHPYRGAPNESYCLPYTVRALADVLDRPAAELAEITAANAMRVYGLV; translated from the coding sequence GTGAGCGCCAAGAGAGAGAAGCCGCCCGTCCCGGAGCCGCTGACCCCACTGATCGACGCTCACACGCACCTCGACGCCTGCGGCGCCGAAACCGCCGACGACGTGCGCGCGATCCTCGACCGTGCCGGTTCGGCCGGCGTGCAGGCGGTGGTCACCATCGCCGACGACCTGGACGCCGCACGCTGGGCCGTCCGGGCCGCGGACTGGGACCCACGCGTGTATGCCGCGGTCGCGTTGCACCCCACGCGGGCCAACGCCCTCGACGATGCGGCGAAGGCGGAACTGGAGGCGTTGGCCGCCGCGCCGCGGGTGGTGGCGGTGGGGGAGACCGGTATGGACATGTACTGGCCGGGCCGGTTGGAGGGCTGCGCGGATCCCGCGGAGCAGCGCGAGGGATTCGCCTGGCACATCGACCTGGCCAAGCGGACCGGCAAGCCACTGATGATCCACAACCGCGACGCCGATGCCGAGGTGCTCGACGTGCTGCGTGCGGAGGGGGCGCCGGAGACGGTGATCTTCCACTGCTTCTCGTCCGATGCCGCGATGGCGCGGGTCTGCGCGGCCCACGGGTGGATGGTCAGCCTGTCGGGGACGGTCAGTTTCCGCAACGCCCACGCGCTGCGCGAGGCGGCCACCGTGGTCCCCGCCGAATTGCTGTTGGTGGAGACCGACGCCCCGTTCCTCACCCCGCACCCGTACCGCGGTGCGCCCAACGAGTCGTACTGCCTGCCGTACACGGTGCGGGCGCTGGCCGATGTGCTCGATCGGCCGGCAGCCGAACTGGCCGAGATCACCGCCGCGAATGCGATGCGCGTTTATGGGTTGGTGTGA